In Mesotoga sp. UBA6090, the following are encoded in one genomic region:
- a CDS encoding hybrid sensor histidine kinase/response regulator, whose amino-acid sequence MRKLSKKVSLQFLLFVLAVLTVLVTLVSITFVRTATDEYKSFLSSKKQSVFQWFIDLRRDMKLFVDGYALEGELDNEYDVLVRLGEERDIILNRPALSEEEIDELENSGNGFKMLERQLVYFSTVISNESPYMVGIVFDNDDIESLSSFLGQDGTAFLLIDDYFVISREFSDSGLYVRTVLDEERWSSEIPFSVSEPRPAFSLFSSGSLFLVDKVSIGGADIYVLQSEGLLVMLRNRLLPILSIVVLGVFGFSFVLSFSLNAHISKALSELLKGFESIKKGSFSRVKLNSNDELGEIASELNNTMGFIEKTLDRLKNSNELLRKVSKEAQQASKMKSEFLANMSHEMRTPMNAILGFAELLMNEETNLEKMKYLKTIYRSGEHLLSLINDVLDLSKIEAARFDLMISPYSPSKLVKELTETYLPMAYSKGLHFANSITERVPEYVNGDEFRMRQVLTNLISNGLKFTEKGYVSILLDYDGKHLIYVVQDTGFGVSRDEIDKIFEPFIQADGTMSRKFGGTGLGLAITKKIIELMGGTIRFESKVGEGSKVTVRIPSQVSTEIPKQKEKTEIPASGKVIVASENEDFLIIVGSMLGRNGVRFEPVTNLANLSRAARELGASLVIVDTPKNASEALTALDGIDEAAIIVITDASKDEVQFGDRADEIIQKPVKEDEFLSKVGNYFELKPKSTSDKYKILLTEDNEANQLLIKEVLEKAGYSVDLAGNGKEAVEKIRRNNYNLVLMDIQMPVMDGYEATKKVREEGYKIPIVALTAHTMQGDEEKTIEAGCDGFLGKPVKQYDLLEVVRYHLGVYGKNGNRRTDGFSKPGTAKHSSDSISFFAKDMGLSMEEATAMFVEYGKHIDKTIANIQSALEKKDMGFISREGHSLKGSGRMYGVEEISEIGFVIEAAAKNYDEQGVADNLLRLRKVYRRFWE is encoded by the coding sequence ATGAGAAAGCTTAGCAAAAAGGTCTCTCTTCAGTTTCTGCTTTTCGTTCTGGCAGTATTGACTGTACTCGTCACACTGGTTTCGATTACATTCGTTCGCACGGCCACGGATGAATACAAGAGCTTTCTTAGCTCTAAGAAGCAATCGGTCTTTCAGTGGTTTATCGATCTGCGCAGAGACATGAAGCTCTTTGTTGACGGGTACGCTCTCGAAGGCGAGTTGGACAATGAATATGACGTACTCGTCCGACTCGGGGAAGAAAGAGATATTATTCTAAACAGGCCAGCGCTTTCCGAAGAGGAAATCGATGAACTTGAAAACTCTGGAAACGGCTTCAAAATGCTTGAAAGACAGCTTGTTTACTTCTCTACAGTGATCAGCAACGAATCGCCGTACATGGTCGGAATAGTTTTCGACAACGATGATATAGAGAGCCTTTCGTCCTTTCTAGGACAGGATGGGACTGCTTTTCTTCTTATCGATGATTACTTCGTAATTTCCAGAGAATTCTCAGACTCCGGCCTTTACGTAAGGACGGTACTTGACGAGGAGAGATGGTCAAGCGAAATACCATTTTCCGTAAGCGAGCCAAGACCGGCCTTTTCTCTCTTTTCCTCTGGTTCGCTCTTCTTGGTAGACAAGGTTTCGATCGGCGGCGCAGATATCTATGTTCTTCAGTCTGAAGGCCTTCTAGTGATGCTCAGAAACAGACTTCTTCCGATTCTGAGCATCGTTGTACTGGGTGTATTTGGATTCTCCTTCGTGCTCTCTTTCTCTCTTAACGCCCATATATCCAAGGCCCTCTCGGAACTGCTGAAGGGATTTGAGTCGATAAAGAAGGGATCCTTTTCACGGGTGAAACTCAATTCAAATGACGAACTTGGAGAGATTGCCTCCGAGCTGAACAACACAATGGGGTTTATAGAGAAGACGCTGGACAGACTTAAGAACTCCAACGAGTTGCTCAGAAAGGTTTCAAAAGAGGCCCAGCAGGCGAGCAAGATGAAATCGGAATTTTTGGCCAACATGTCTCACGAGATGAGGACTCCCATGAATGCAATCCTCGGCTTTGCCGAGCTTCTGATGAACGAGGAGACAAATCTTGAGAAAATGAAGTATTTGAAGACTATTTACAGAAGTGGAGAGCATCTTCTAAGCCTTATCAACGATGTGCTCGATCTCTCCAAAATTGAAGCGGCCCGTTTCGACCTTATGATCTCCCCTTACAGCCCATCGAAACTGGTCAAAGAGTTAACCGAAACATATCTCCCGATGGCATATTCAAAGGGTCTGCATTTTGCTAACAGCATAACCGAAAGAGTTCCGGAATATGTCAACGGTGACGAGTTCAGGATGAGACAGGTTCTGACAAACCTGATCTCAAACGGTCTGAAATTTACGGAGAAGGGATATGTCTCCATACTTCTTGACTACGACGGGAAACACCTGATTTATGTCGTTCAAGACACAGGCTTCGGGGTCTCCAGAGATGAAATTGACAAGATTTTCGAACCCTTCATCCAGGCCGATGGAACAATGTCAAGGAAATTCGGCGGAACGGGCCTTGGCCTGGCCATAACGAAGAAGATCATTGAATTGATGGGTGGAACCATTAGGTTTGAGAGTAAAGTTGGTGAAGGTTCGAAAGTAACTGTGAGAATACCTTCACAGGTTTCAACGGAAATACCAAAGCAGAAGGAAAAGACCGAAATCCCTGCATCGGGAAAGGTCATCGTAGCATCGGAAAATGAGGATTTCCTTATTATTGTCGGCTCGATGTTGGGGAGAAACGGCGTACGCTTTGAGCCCGTAACGAATCTAGCCAATCTCTCGAGAGCGGCGAGAGAGCTCGGTGCATCTCTTGTAATTGTGGATACTCCGAAGAACGCAAGCGAAGCTCTGACTGCTCTTGACGGGATCGATGAAGCTGCCATAATAGTAATAACAGATGCTTCCAAGGATGAGGTCCAGTTTGGCGACAGGGCCGATGAAATAATTCAGAAACCGGTAAAGGAAGATGAGTTTCTAAGCAAAGTCGGCAATTATTTCGAACTCAAGCCTAAATCTACAAGCGACAAGTATAAGATTCTGCTGACTGAAGATAATGAAGCCAACCAGCTGTTGATAAAAGAAGTGCTTGAAAAGGCAGGTTATTCCGTCGATCTTGCCGGCAACGGTAAAGAGGCCGTGGAAAAAATAAGGAGAAACAATTACAATCTCGTTCTGATGGATATACAAATGCCTGTTATGGACGGTTATGAAGCCACAAAGAAAGTTAGAGAAGAAGGTTACAAGATACCCATCGTTGCCTTGACGGCTCACACTATGCAGGGAGATGAGGAAAAGACTATCGAGGCCGGGTGTGATGGCTTCCTTGGGAAACCTGTTAAACAATATGATCTTCTCGAGGTTGTTCGTTACCACCTTGGTGTTTACGGAAAGAACGGAAACAGAAGAACCGACGGCTTTTCCAAGCCGGGTACTGCAAAGCATTCATCAGACAGTATCAGTTTCTTCGCAAAGGACATGGGGCTATCTATGGAAGAGGCGACCGCCATGTTCGTCGAGTATGGGAAACACATTGACAAGACTATCGCCAATATCCAGAGCGCCCTCGAGAAAAAGGACATGGGTTTCATCTCCAGAGAGGGCCATAGCCTTAAGGGTTCCGGCAGGATGTATGGTGTTGAAGAGATTTCCGAGATCGGTTTCGTGATTGAGGCGGCAGCAAAAAATTACGATGAACAAGGCGTCGCGGATAATCTGCTAAGGCTACGAAAGGTTTATAGGAGATTCTGGGAGTAA
- a CDS encoding lipid-binding SYLF domain-containing protein, translated as MKRLLVVVILMASLMAFGASLPKERIQNALSILQELSETEDSGSFAELMSKSNGIVIYPEMVKAALGFGGQFGEGFLLKRGEDGRWYGPLFLKLYGISYGFQAGVQKSGLVLVIMNEKGVEGFLSNNVTLGGNASISAGPTGKTLSADTDYKLEAAIYSYSVSNGIFAGVSLGGSIVRQDTETNREYYGLSLTPTEIIEREASGVENEELIGFLNSLIGPKE; from the coding sequence TTGAAAAGACTTTTAGTGGTGGTGATTCTTATGGCTTCTTTAATGGCATTCGGAGCAAGCTTGCCCAAAGAACGGATTCAAAATGCCCTAAGCATTCTTCAAGAGCTTTCGGAAACGGAAGACAGTGGGTCTTTTGCTGAGTTGATGAGCAAGTCCAACGGAATAGTGATTTACCCTGAGATGGTGAAAGCCGCGCTTGGATTCGGCGGGCAGTTCGGAGAGGGTTTTCTGCTCAAGAGAGGAGAAGATGGCCGTTGGTATGGGCCATTGTTCCTTAAGCTATACGGCATAAGCTACGGATTTCAGGCCGGTGTTCAAAAGAGTGGTCTGGTGCTTGTCATTATGAATGAGAAGGGTGTTGAAGGTTTTCTAAGCAATAACGTTACCCTTGGCGGAAACGCCTCGATTTCGGCCGGGCCTACAGGCAAGACTCTCTCTGCCGATACTGATTACAAACTGGAAGCTGCCATCTACTCTTATTCGGTCAGCAACGGCATCTTCGCCGGTGTCTCGCTGGGCGGTTCGATTGTACGCCAGGACACCGAAACAAACAGAGAATACTATGGATTGTCGCTTACTCCCACCGAGATTATTGAGAGGGAAGCAAGCGGAGTGGAAAACGAAGAGCTTATTGGATTTCTTAATTCATTGATTGGCCCCAAAGAATAG
- a CDS encoding glycerophosphodiester phosphodiesterase family protein translates to MLVLAHRGMGKGRYENTLKSFEESLSFGAHGIELDVRLTKDGAVILNHDPDLKRTMGLDVKLSETTLTELDKMDLIGFDSITTLETVYKELPEETFIDVEIKAVEAVPQVIKIIKRFDAVERTMFSSFHHDCLLAFTQEFVGKPMIAPIIDKEILQVGGEEYLAGVIKKYKPYSVNLNKDLFEYLGVEKGLSMLLKVREGGTRISLWTLNDPNLLHKVRGVCDFLITDCSDKMMEVV, encoded by the coding sequence TTGTTGGTTTTAGCTCATAGGGGTATGGGAAAGGGCAGATACGAGAATACGCTGAAGTCTTTTGAGGAGAGTCTGTCCTTTGGCGCACATGGCATCGAGCTCGACGTAAGGCTTACGAAGGACGGTGCGGTGATCCTGAATCACGATCCCGATCTCAAGAGAACTATGGGATTAGATGTCAAGCTGTCTGAAACGACACTCACCGAATTGGACAAGATGGACCTGATTGGATTTGATTCTATAACTACTCTCGAAACTGTTTACAAAGAGCTTCCCGAAGAAACATTTATTGATGTCGAAATCAAGGCCGTTGAAGCCGTCCCGCAAGTAATAAAGATTATCAAGAGGTTTGACGCGGTTGAGAGAACCATGTTCTCCTCTTTTCATCATGATTGTTTGCTTGCATTCACCCAGGAGTTCGTCGGTAAACCAATGATTGCCCCTATAATAGATAAAGAGATCCTTCAAGTCGGCGGCGAAGAGTATCTAGCGGGTGTCATCAAGAAGTACAAGCCCTACTCAGTGAATCTTAATAAAGATCTCTTCGAATACCTGGGAGTGGAAAAGGGCCTCTCCATGTTGCTGAAGGTGCGTGAAGGCGGAACTAGAATCTCTCTCTGGACGCTGAACGATCCGAATTTGCTCCACAAGGTTAGGGGAGTCTGCGACTTTTTGATCACTGACTGTTCTGATAAGATGATGGAGGTAGTATGA